GTTTTTATGTGAATTGACTaactttcaaattaatttattcatgaATCTGgataaagattattttttgtaAAGACTTATTTCTGTACTTTTTGAATGGACATACTTATGAACTGCTACCATTTCAGCTTCATCTCGAATTAGTGATGCCCACCTGGCAGACACAATGATTGGCAAAGCTGTGGAACATATGTTTGAGACAGAGGATGGCTCAAAAGATGAATGGAGGGGGATGGTCTTGGCTCGAGCTCCTATTATGAACACATGGTTTTATATTACCTACGAGAAAGATCCTGTGTTGTATATGTACCAACTCTTAGATGACTATAAAGAAGGTGACCTTCGCATTATGCCCGATTCCAGTAAGTAGAGCggttgcttttttcttctgaaaagtggCATCTCTCTGTATTATTGTACAGCTTATGGGTTATGTATGGAAAAGAGAGTTAACAAACAAGTATCTTTTTTCAGCATCAAAACTGGCAAAGGTTACAGCACAACTGAAAAAACATCTGTATTAaacaatttctgaaatattttccttgagTTGGTGGTGAAATATGCAATAAATACTGGAAAATCCTTTTCCGTTATaatttcttattctgatatACATACTGTTATGAAGAGATTacacttagatttttttttttacacagacAAACTAGAATCCTTCCATTGTTATTTTCTTATAGAAGTGTCACAAATCAAGGAGTTGTATTTTTGAAGCACttgttataaaaataatattttggggCTAACCAAAATAGGTTAATTTAGTTTGGGTAAGCATCTTCAGTTTGGAAAGCTTTTGAATAGTTTCTTGGAGGAAAGAAGCACTAATCTTTTGAAAACTCGTTTTCTCTCACATTTAAActtataaacaggaaaaaatttcaATAGGTTAggaggaatattttttcttcattttttaaagtgaaagttattggcttttttcctataaatatttttgcagaattAGTGTTGTTCAAGGGACTTTAgctaatataaaaaaaaaaaagaagaaaaaagtttgtCAATAATATTGTACTCTCATTTCTGTCCTGTGCCTCAAAAGTGCTTCTCTGACAGAGAGGCAATTTTGGCTTTAAAGGAAATCATTAATTTGATAGCCAAACAGTAATTATGCAGTGCACtacataaatattatttaaaattaattcatagAGTTTCTGAGACTGTCTTCCTTCAGATCTAGCACTGGCTGAGTAAACAAGTGGCACTTATTTGCATAACCTCTGTAGTAATCCTATGGTTTTAGATTTTTTCCAGCCTAACAAAAAGAAACTTATCTGTGGCCTGAGAGGGAGCCACAAATGTTTATGGAAAAACTGACTTTCCTATcgtaaaaaaaccaaagcaagctCTTTCAGACTTGGCACCCCAAAATACCTtgcaattactttttaaattctgctttgctttcttctttcttagaaaaataagtaaaaatacttatgcttttaatatttaagaaTAAAGTTTGTAATGTGTTCTTTTTTCCTATCtattgtgggtcccttccaactcaggatattctatgattctatgattactTACCTCTGTTTCTAAGACACTCCAAACTATGAGCTACCTTCCCTGAATTTGGATCCTTTACAGACAACACGAATTGTGTCTTAAAGGATACTTCTGGGTAGATTTTTCtagaaaagcaaataataaaattaaacttcTCAACAGTATCCATTCTAGTGTGAAACTGAAAACTCCTTTTAACACCATTATTGATTAAAGAGGTTACACTTAGGTTGGAAGATGTGGTTTTGTTGCAATGACATTTGCATTGACATTATGGATAGTGCGTGAGTTCTAGTACACCTGCCTTTCTGTTAAATATACTCAGTGCCTTGTTCTGCTGGGGGCTCAAATTCAATTATCTACAAACATTTTTTGTAATTGGTGTGTAGACCTTCATGTCAAAAGATTTACTTTTCTAACCAATTGAAGTGctaatttttaattcataaaaGTGAAGACtgtattacttaaaaaaataaaatctgtgacTACTCTCTAGAAGCATGGCAATAGTTAGGCATTTGTCTAAACAACTCGTTTTAGACATactttgcattttaaacttGACTGTTTCTTAAATAGAAGTCTGCAGTTTTGtatattgggaaaaaatccaTAAATGTCTACCAAAGTACATTGTATTTTCATATTACAGATGATTCACCTCCTGCAGAACGAGAACCAGGTGAAGTTGTAGACAGCCTGGTAGGCAAACAAGTGGAATATGCCAAAGAAGATGGCTCAAAACGGACTGGCATGGTCATTCATCAAGTTGAAGCTAAACCATCTGTCTATTTCATCAAGTTTGATGATGATTTCCATATTTATGTCTATGATTTGGTGAAGACATCCTAGACGTCATCATGAACTTCTGCCAAATTTGTGGAAGtattaaatgtaaaatttgtAGACACAGACTTGACTGTTTTTCAGTTGAATGAAAGCTTAAATGTCCCTGCGAACCCACAATCTCTGCCAGCAActctgttttgttctgaatAATACAAATTTATGTGAACATGACACATCTTTTGCAAGAGAGCTCCTTTTCTTGAAGGAAATCAATATATTTGGGTGGTAGGGagttaaaagcaaagaagagTTGCAAATTCAAGCTGTGTGAAGTCAATCTAGTATTGTAATCTAGATTTTTTCTTAGATTAACTTTTTCTTCAACCTTGCATCACCTGTTCAACTGCCACATGCAAGTGTAGTTTGCTATTTTCCATATGCCTTCTTTTACaacattaaatttaatttcttggcTACTGGCAGTCCTTGTTTTCTGGGTTGGGACAGAGGTGACTTTTCTGAAAGGTTTAAACAGTTTGTGCAGCAGTAAGGAGTGTCTAACCCAAGTAACATCAATTTACTGTGTTTCTACTCTGTTTCAAATTAAGTTTTTTAAGAACTTGCAGTACATGAAAATACTTGTGCGTTTTTACTCGTCACAGGGCAGTAGGATATCGTGTTTGACTTATGCACCTTTCAGTGAAAAGGCTTTaaactataaaaatatatttaatctgTATATCCAGTTAATTAGAAAATGCAGGTTAAGAGCCTGTGTTTACAAGTTGTAGGAACCAGTAAAATACCCACAACAAAGCTGCCTTTAATCCTAAATGTTATGCTCTGTTTTGTTATACACATTTCATAGCAGAATACAAGTGCTTGGTGCCACAAGTTTAACAGTATATAATGCTACTTAGCAGACTTTGGACTACACATTGGCAATTAGTAGTCTCATTTAATATCAGAACCTAGCAACCTGGATGTTTGTGTGTGGACTTAGAAACCTAGTATTAGTTAATCTTTTACATGGTAAATACAAGTTTATGGGGGAGGGGGTCCTTTTACACTGAGGACCTCCTTTAGAGAAGGAGAAGCATTTGTTGCCTTCTCCTCAGTCTG
This genomic interval from Corvus moneduloides isolate bCorMon1 chromosome W, bCorMon1.pri, whole genome shotgun sequence contains the following:
- the LOC116437456 gene encoding spindlin-Z-like — translated: MYLFNVLFVSVYRKHRNNVGPSKPISQPRRNIVGCRIQHGWREGSGPVTQWKGTVLDQVPVNPSLYLIKYDGFDCVYGLELHKDERVSALEVLPDRVASSRISDAHLADTMIGKAVEHMFETEDGSKDEWRGMVLARAPIMNTWFYITYEKDPVLYMYQLLDDYKEGDLRIMPDSNDSPPAEREPGEVVDSLVGKQVEYAKEDGSKRTGMVIHQVEAKPSVYFIKFDDDFHIYVYDLVKTS